One Brassica napus cultivar Da-Ae chromosome C2, Da-Ae, whole genome shotgun sequence DNA window includes the following coding sequences:
- the LOC106418585 gene encoding kinesin-like protein KIN-14Q isoform X2 has translation MEDCYDPLLATTNASLESFSSYEEATTVSNSMTMTMADLVENDVEQTRPGLMESEQSSDPIALDVEQSRAGLMESDQSSDLIALDGKLVLGFPLASPDLVNCGGSPDTPSYGDSPDIAQKLRFSTELSLENGIDRLKTRFSAINRTFGFELSPGSSFELSSPPGNYRESTTPVMSVNSGSTTMDATVDDVTFLKDEFFSGGETFTTDAVVGSEDEILLYQTARLGNFAYKFQSLDPGDYFIDLHFAEIEFTKGPAGVRVFDIFIQEAKVISGLDLFSHVGANTPLVIADIRMLVGLEGELSIRLEGVTGTAILSGISIRKEATATYVEDTGMLVVKGKTDTVLSLPLQENVDCRTEEETHEMSYDCEHQKKEMADMKRMVDQLKQENERKSRECEEALNSLRELQNELMRKSMHVGSLAFAVEGQVKEKSRWFSSLRDLTRKLKIMKMEQIKLLEEASTYKLLVQDINEFSSHIQSRVMQDAELHENLKAKFVAGEKERKELYNKILELKGNIRVFCRCRPLNFEEIEAGASMGIDVESTKNGEVIVMSNGLPKKSFKFDSVFAPSASQADVFEDTAPFATSVIDGYNVCIFAYGQTGTGKTFTMEGTPENRGVNYRTLKNLFEITKERENRYSYEISVSVLEVYNEQIRDLLVPASQNASTAKRFEIRQVNEGNHHVPGLVEARVTSIEEVWDVLKTGSNARAVGKTTANEHSSRSHCIHCVMVKGENLLTGECTKSKLWLVDLAGSERVAKTEVQGERLKETQSINKSLSALGDVIYALANKSSHIPFRNSKLTHLLQDSLGGDSKTLMFVQISPNEKDNSETLCSLNFASRVRGIELGPAKKQLDNTELLKYKQMVEKWKQDMKVKDEQMRKMEETMFGLEAKVKERDIKNKTLQEKVKELELQLLVERKLARQHVDTKIAEYQTKQQNGDENIPSKRPPLATIPLGSNKSSNETSTSKEMVNLNRPPLSESTTTSNDLPPLPNGCVKYNDLMEKENNNPEMAERLQISKSTGRFSVCPKRILPPPAPRRSTLAPMPYFPITSTSPSRPHEKSGTSQVLRISPKLRKSNGKMLSSILRRSMQKRMHMKPYQRQQPLRRVGINVGMEKVRLSIGSRGRLAHRVLLTNARKAGLKETPLKQIQKEKERWI, from the exons ATGGAGGATTGTTACGATCCACTTCTAGCAACAACCAATGCTTCTCTCGAAAGCTTCTCTAGCT ATGAGGAAGCTACTACAGTATCGAACTCAATGACTATGACAATGGCGGATCTCGTTGAAAACG ATGTTGAACAAACAAGACCAGGATTGATGGAATCGGAACAATCTAGTGATCCCATAGCGTTAGATGTTGAACAATCAAGAGCAGGATTGATGGAATCGGATCAATCTAGTGATCTCATAGCATTAGATG GAAAACTTGTGTTAGGGTTTCCTCTAGCATCTCCAGATCTAGTAAATTGCGGCGGTTCACCTGATACACCTAGCTATGGAGATTCGCCAGACATTGCTCAGAAACTCAGATTCTCCACTGAGCTTTCTCTAGAGAATGGAATCGACCGCCTTAAAACTCGGTTCTCAGCTATTAATCGAACATTTGGATTTGAGTTGTCTCCTGGATCTTCCTTTGAGTTATCTTCACCGCCTGGGAACTATAGGGAGAGCACAACACCTGTGATGAGTGTTAACTCGGGTTCTACAACAATGGATGCGACTGTGGATGATGTGACTTTCTTGAAGGATGAGTTTTTCAGTGGAGGTGAAACTTTCACCACTGATGCCGTTGTTGGCAGTGAAGATGAGATTCTCTTGTATCAAACAGCTCGGCTTGGTAATTTCGCTTACAAGTTTCAGTCGTTGGATCCTGGGGATTACTTCATCGACCTGCATTTTGCTGAAATCGAGTTCACTAAAGGTCCTGCGGGAGTTAGAGTTTTCGATATATTTATTCAAGAAGCGAAG GTTATATCCGGTCTTGATTTGTTTTCCCATGTAGGAGCAAATACACCTCTTGTGATAGCTGATATAAGGATGCTCGTTGGTCTGGAAGGAGAGCTATCTATACGGTTAGAAGGAGTCACAGGAACCGCAATTCTATCTGGCATTTCTATTAGGAAGGAGGCAACAGCTACTT ATGTTGAAGACACTGGAATGCTAGTAGTGAAAGGAAAAACTGACACTGTTCTGTCTCTGCCTCTTCAA GAAAATGTAGACTGCAGGACGGAAGAAGAGACCCACGAGATGAGTTATGACTGCGAGCATCAGAAGAAAGAGATGGCAGATATGAAGAGAATGGTTGACCAACTTAAACAAGAGAATGAAAGAAAGAGTAGAGAATGCGAAGAAGCATTGAATTCTCTCCGTGAGCTTCAAAATGAGCTAATGCGCAAGTCGATGCATGTTGGTTCTTTAG CCTTTGCTGTGGAAGGACAAGTCAAAGAAAAGAGCAGATGGTTCTCTTCATTAAGGGATTTGACAAGAAAATTGAAG ATTATGAAAATGGAGCAAATTAAGCTGTTGGAGGAGGCATCCACATACAAATTGCTAGTCCAAGATATCAACGAGTTCAGTTCTCACATCCAGTCCAGAG TAATGCAGGACGCAGAATTGCATGAAAATCTCAAAGCAAAATTTGTAGCTGGAGAAAAAGAGAGGAAGGAATTATACAATAAGATACTGGAGCTAAAAG gAAACATCAGAGTCTTTTGCAGGTGTCGGCCCCTAAACTTTGAAGAAATTGAAGCAGGAGCATCAATGGGAATTGATGTTGAGTCAACCAAAAATGGAGAGGTCATAGTCATGTCAAATGGGTTGCCCAAAAAAAGCTTCAAGTTCGATTCTGTTTTTGCTCCTAGCGCTTCCCAAG CTGATGTCTTCGAAGATACTGCTCCTTTTGCTACGTCAGTCATTGATGGATACAATGTTTGCATATTCGCCTATGGCCAGACTGGTACCGGGAAAACCTTTACCATGGAAGGAACTCCAGAAAACCGTGGTGTAAATTATAGAACACTAAAAAATCTGTTTGAGATAACGAAAGAACGAGAAAACCGCTACAGTTATGAGATCTCGGTCAGTGTCTTGGAAGTTTACAACGAGCAAATAAGAGATTTGTTGGTCCCTGCTTCACAAAATGCATCTACAGCGAAAAG ATTTGAGATAAGGCAAGTAAATGAAGGGAACCACCACGTACCAGGATTGGTTGAAGCACGAGTGACAAGCATAGAGGAGGTTTGGGATGTGTTGAAAACAGGAAGTAATGCAAGGGCTGTAGGGAAAACGACGGCTAATGAGCACAGCAGCCGATCTCACTG CATACACTGCGTCATGGTAAAAGGGGAGAATTTGTTGACTGGAGAATGCACAAAAAGCAAACTATGGTTAGTTGATTTAGCAGGAAGCGAACGGGTTGCAAAGACAGAAGTGCAAGGAGAACGGCTCaaggagactcaaagcatcAACAAATCATTATCTGCTCTTGGTGATGTCATATATGCTCTTGCCAATAAAAGCTCTCACATTCCTTTCAG AAATTCAAAGCTCACCCACTTACTTCAGGATTCTCTAG GAGGAGATTCGAAGACCCTCATGTTTGTACAAATCAGTCCTAACGAGAAAGACAACAGCGAAACGCTATGCTCACTGAATTTTGCTAGTAGAGTTAGAGGGATAGAGCTGGGGCCTGCAAAGAAGCAGCTAGACAATACTGAACTCTTGAAATACAAGCAAATG GTTGAGAAATGGAAGCAAGATATGAAAGTAAAAGACGAACAGATGAGGAAAATGGAGGAAACGATGTTCGGTTTAGAAGCGAAGGTCAAGGAACGAGACATTAAGAACAAAACTCTTCAAGAAAAG GTTAAAGAACTTGAATTGCAACTGCTAGTAGAGAGGAAGCTGGCTCGTCAACATGTAGACACCAAGATTGCTGAGTATCAGACGAAACAACAGAACGGAGATGAAAACATCCCATCAAAGAGGCCACCACTTGCAACCATACCGTTGGGAAGCAACAAGAGCTCAAATGAAACCTCAACTTCGAAAGAAATGGTGAATCTAAACCGACCGCCACTCTCAGAGAGCACCACCACCAGCAATGATCTACCGCCTTTACCTAACGGTTGCGTCAAGTACAACGACCTCATGGAGAAGGAGAACAACAATCCAGAAATGGCTGAGCGGTTGCAAATATCCAAGAGTACAGGGAGATTCTCCGTTTGTCCAAAGCGTATTCTACCACCTCCAGCTCCAAGAAGGAGCACTCTTGCCCCTATGCCATACTTTCCAATCACATCAACTTCGCCATCAAGGCCTCATGAAAAGAGCGGCACTAGCCAGGTGCTACGCATCAGCCCCAAGTTGCGTAAAAGCAACGGGAAGATGCTGAGCAGCATACTGAGACGGAGCATGCAAAAGAGAATGCATATGAAACCTTACCAGAGACAGCAGCCGTTGAGAAGAGTTGGCATTAATGTAGGAATGGAGAAAGTTAGGTTGTCTATAGGAAGCAGAGGAAGGTTAGCTCACAGAGTTTTGCTAACCAATGCTCGCAAGGCAGGTCTAAAGGAAACACCACTGAAACAGATAcagaaggagaaagagagatggATCTGA
- the LOC106418585 gene encoding kinesin-like protein KIN-14Q isoform X4, whose amino-acid sequence MEDCYDPLLATTNASLESFSSYEEATTVSNSMTMTMADLVENGKLVLGFPLASPDLVNCGGSPDTPSYGDSPDIAQKLRFSTELSLENGIDRLKTRFSAINRTFGFELSPGSSFELSSPPGNYRESTTPVMSVNSGSTTMDATVDDVTFLKDEFFSGGETFTTDAVVGSEDEILLYQTARLGNFAYKFQSLDPGDYFIDLHFAEIEFTKGPAGVRVFDIFIQEAKVISGLDLFSHVGANTPLVIADIRMLVGLEGELSIRLEGVTGTAILSGISIRKEATATYVEDTGMLVVKGKTDTVLSLPLQENVDCRTEEETHEMSYDCEHQKKEMADMKRMVDQLKQENERKSRECEEALNSLRELQNELMRKSMHVGSLAFAVEGQVKEKSRWFSSLRDLTRKLKIMKMEQIKLLEEASTYKLLVQDINEFSSHIQSRVMQDAELHENLKAKFVAGEKERKELYNKILELKGNIRVFCRCRPLNFEEIEAGASMGIDVESTKNGEVIVMSNGLPKKSFKFDSVFAPSASQADVFEDTAPFATSVIDGYNVCIFAYGQTGTGKTFTMEGTPENRGVNYRTLKNLFEITKERENRYSYEISVSVLEVYNEQIRDLLVPASQNASTAKRFEIRQVNEGNHHVPGLVEARVTSIEEVWDVLKTGSNARAVGKTTANEHSSRSHCIHCVMVKGENLLTGECTKSKLWLVDLAGSERVAKTEVQGERLKETQSINKSLSALGDVIYALANKSSHIPFRNSKLTHLLQDSLGGDSKTLMFVQISPNEKDNSETLCSLNFASRVRGIELGPAKKQLDNTELLKYKQMVEKWKQDMKVKDEQMRKMEETMFGLEAKVKERDIKNKTLQEKVKELELQLLVERKLARQHVDTKIAEYQTKQQNGDENIPSKRPPLATIPLGSNKSSNETSTSKEMVNLNRPPLSESTTTSNDLPPLPNGCVKYNDLMEKENNNPEMAERLQISKSTGRFSVCPKRILPPPAPRRSTLAPMPYFPITSTSPSRPHEKSGTSQVLRISPKLRKSNGKMLSSILRRSMQKRMHMKPYQRQQPLRRVGINVGMEKVRLSIGSRGRLAHRVLLTNARKAGLKETPLKQIQKEKERWI is encoded by the exons ATGGAGGATTGTTACGATCCACTTCTAGCAACAACCAATGCTTCTCTCGAAAGCTTCTCTAGCT ATGAGGAAGCTACTACAGTATCGAACTCAATGACTATGACAATGGCGGATCTCGTTGAAAACG GAAAACTTGTGTTAGGGTTTCCTCTAGCATCTCCAGATCTAGTAAATTGCGGCGGTTCACCTGATACACCTAGCTATGGAGATTCGCCAGACATTGCTCAGAAACTCAGATTCTCCACTGAGCTTTCTCTAGAGAATGGAATCGACCGCCTTAAAACTCGGTTCTCAGCTATTAATCGAACATTTGGATTTGAGTTGTCTCCTGGATCTTCCTTTGAGTTATCTTCACCGCCTGGGAACTATAGGGAGAGCACAACACCTGTGATGAGTGTTAACTCGGGTTCTACAACAATGGATGCGACTGTGGATGATGTGACTTTCTTGAAGGATGAGTTTTTCAGTGGAGGTGAAACTTTCACCACTGATGCCGTTGTTGGCAGTGAAGATGAGATTCTCTTGTATCAAACAGCTCGGCTTGGTAATTTCGCTTACAAGTTTCAGTCGTTGGATCCTGGGGATTACTTCATCGACCTGCATTTTGCTGAAATCGAGTTCACTAAAGGTCCTGCGGGAGTTAGAGTTTTCGATATATTTATTCAAGAAGCGAAG GTTATATCCGGTCTTGATTTGTTTTCCCATGTAGGAGCAAATACACCTCTTGTGATAGCTGATATAAGGATGCTCGTTGGTCTGGAAGGAGAGCTATCTATACGGTTAGAAGGAGTCACAGGAACCGCAATTCTATCTGGCATTTCTATTAGGAAGGAGGCAACAGCTACTT ATGTTGAAGACACTGGAATGCTAGTAGTGAAAGGAAAAACTGACACTGTTCTGTCTCTGCCTCTTCAA GAAAATGTAGACTGCAGGACGGAAGAAGAGACCCACGAGATGAGTTATGACTGCGAGCATCAGAAGAAAGAGATGGCAGATATGAAGAGAATGGTTGACCAACTTAAACAAGAGAATGAAAGAAAGAGTAGAGAATGCGAAGAAGCATTGAATTCTCTCCGTGAGCTTCAAAATGAGCTAATGCGCAAGTCGATGCATGTTGGTTCTTTAG CCTTTGCTGTGGAAGGACAAGTCAAAGAAAAGAGCAGATGGTTCTCTTCATTAAGGGATTTGACAAGAAAATTGAAG ATTATGAAAATGGAGCAAATTAAGCTGTTGGAGGAGGCATCCACATACAAATTGCTAGTCCAAGATATCAACGAGTTCAGTTCTCACATCCAGTCCAGAG TAATGCAGGACGCAGAATTGCATGAAAATCTCAAAGCAAAATTTGTAGCTGGAGAAAAAGAGAGGAAGGAATTATACAATAAGATACTGGAGCTAAAAG gAAACATCAGAGTCTTTTGCAGGTGTCGGCCCCTAAACTTTGAAGAAATTGAAGCAGGAGCATCAATGGGAATTGATGTTGAGTCAACCAAAAATGGAGAGGTCATAGTCATGTCAAATGGGTTGCCCAAAAAAAGCTTCAAGTTCGATTCTGTTTTTGCTCCTAGCGCTTCCCAAG CTGATGTCTTCGAAGATACTGCTCCTTTTGCTACGTCAGTCATTGATGGATACAATGTTTGCATATTCGCCTATGGCCAGACTGGTACCGGGAAAACCTTTACCATGGAAGGAACTCCAGAAAACCGTGGTGTAAATTATAGAACACTAAAAAATCTGTTTGAGATAACGAAAGAACGAGAAAACCGCTACAGTTATGAGATCTCGGTCAGTGTCTTGGAAGTTTACAACGAGCAAATAAGAGATTTGTTGGTCCCTGCTTCACAAAATGCATCTACAGCGAAAAG ATTTGAGATAAGGCAAGTAAATGAAGGGAACCACCACGTACCAGGATTGGTTGAAGCACGAGTGACAAGCATAGAGGAGGTTTGGGATGTGTTGAAAACAGGAAGTAATGCAAGGGCTGTAGGGAAAACGACGGCTAATGAGCACAGCAGCCGATCTCACTG CATACACTGCGTCATGGTAAAAGGGGAGAATTTGTTGACTGGAGAATGCACAAAAAGCAAACTATGGTTAGTTGATTTAGCAGGAAGCGAACGGGTTGCAAAGACAGAAGTGCAAGGAGAACGGCTCaaggagactcaaagcatcAACAAATCATTATCTGCTCTTGGTGATGTCATATATGCTCTTGCCAATAAAAGCTCTCACATTCCTTTCAG AAATTCAAAGCTCACCCACTTACTTCAGGATTCTCTAG GAGGAGATTCGAAGACCCTCATGTTTGTACAAATCAGTCCTAACGAGAAAGACAACAGCGAAACGCTATGCTCACTGAATTTTGCTAGTAGAGTTAGAGGGATAGAGCTGGGGCCTGCAAAGAAGCAGCTAGACAATACTGAACTCTTGAAATACAAGCAAATG GTTGAGAAATGGAAGCAAGATATGAAAGTAAAAGACGAACAGATGAGGAAAATGGAGGAAACGATGTTCGGTTTAGAAGCGAAGGTCAAGGAACGAGACATTAAGAACAAAACTCTTCAAGAAAAG GTTAAAGAACTTGAATTGCAACTGCTAGTAGAGAGGAAGCTGGCTCGTCAACATGTAGACACCAAGATTGCTGAGTATCAGACGAAACAACAGAACGGAGATGAAAACATCCCATCAAAGAGGCCACCACTTGCAACCATACCGTTGGGAAGCAACAAGAGCTCAAATGAAACCTCAACTTCGAAAGAAATGGTGAATCTAAACCGACCGCCACTCTCAGAGAGCACCACCACCAGCAATGATCTACCGCCTTTACCTAACGGTTGCGTCAAGTACAACGACCTCATGGAGAAGGAGAACAACAATCCAGAAATGGCTGAGCGGTTGCAAATATCCAAGAGTACAGGGAGATTCTCCGTTTGTCCAAAGCGTATTCTACCACCTCCAGCTCCAAGAAGGAGCACTCTTGCCCCTATGCCATACTTTCCAATCACATCAACTTCGCCATCAAGGCCTCATGAAAAGAGCGGCACTAGCCAGGTGCTACGCATCAGCCCCAAGTTGCGTAAAAGCAACGGGAAGATGCTGAGCAGCATACTGAGACGGAGCATGCAAAAGAGAATGCATATGAAACCTTACCAGAGACAGCAGCCGTTGAGAAGAGTTGGCATTAATGTAGGAATGGAGAAAGTTAGGTTGTCTATAGGAAGCAGAGGAAGGTTAGCTCACAGAGTTTTGCTAACCAATGCTCGCAAGGCAGGTCTAAAGGAAACACCACTGAAACAGATAcagaaggagaaagagagatggATCTGA
- the LOC106418585 gene encoding kinesin-like protein KIN-14Q isoform X1 → MEDCYDPLLATTNASLESFSSYEEATTVSNSMTMTMADLVENGLDVEQTRPGLMESEQSSDPIALDVEQSRAGLMESDQSSDLIALDGKLVLGFPLASPDLVNCGGSPDTPSYGDSPDIAQKLRFSTELSLENGIDRLKTRFSAINRTFGFELSPGSSFELSSPPGNYRESTTPVMSVNSGSTTMDATVDDVTFLKDEFFSGGETFTTDAVVGSEDEILLYQTARLGNFAYKFQSLDPGDYFIDLHFAEIEFTKGPAGVRVFDIFIQEAKVISGLDLFSHVGANTPLVIADIRMLVGLEGELSIRLEGVTGTAILSGISIRKEATATYVEDTGMLVVKGKTDTVLSLPLQENVDCRTEEETHEMSYDCEHQKKEMADMKRMVDQLKQENERKSRECEEALNSLRELQNELMRKSMHVGSLAFAVEGQVKEKSRWFSSLRDLTRKLKIMKMEQIKLLEEASTYKLLVQDINEFSSHIQSRVMQDAELHENLKAKFVAGEKERKELYNKILELKGNIRVFCRCRPLNFEEIEAGASMGIDVESTKNGEVIVMSNGLPKKSFKFDSVFAPSASQADVFEDTAPFATSVIDGYNVCIFAYGQTGTGKTFTMEGTPENRGVNYRTLKNLFEITKERENRYSYEISVSVLEVYNEQIRDLLVPASQNASTAKRFEIRQVNEGNHHVPGLVEARVTSIEEVWDVLKTGSNARAVGKTTANEHSSRSHCIHCVMVKGENLLTGECTKSKLWLVDLAGSERVAKTEVQGERLKETQSINKSLSALGDVIYALANKSSHIPFRNSKLTHLLQDSLGGDSKTLMFVQISPNEKDNSETLCSLNFASRVRGIELGPAKKQLDNTELLKYKQMVEKWKQDMKVKDEQMRKMEETMFGLEAKVKERDIKNKTLQEKVKELELQLLVERKLARQHVDTKIAEYQTKQQNGDENIPSKRPPLATIPLGSNKSSNETSTSKEMVNLNRPPLSESTTTSNDLPPLPNGCVKYNDLMEKENNNPEMAERLQISKSTGRFSVCPKRILPPPAPRRSTLAPMPYFPITSTSPSRPHEKSGTSQVLRISPKLRKSNGKMLSSILRRSMQKRMHMKPYQRQQPLRRVGINVGMEKVRLSIGSRGRLAHRVLLTNARKAGLKETPLKQIQKEKERWI, encoded by the exons ATGGAGGATTGTTACGATCCACTTCTAGCAACAACCAATGCTTCTCTCGAAAGCTTCTCTAGCT ATGAGGAAGCTACTACAGTATCGAACTCAATGACTATGACAATGGCGGATCTCGTTGAAAACG GTTTAGATGTTGAACAAACAAGACCAGGATTGATGGAATCGGAACAATCTAGTGATCCCATAGCGTTAGATGTTGAACAATCAAGAGCAGGATTGATGGAATCGGATCAATCTAGTGATCTCATAGCATTAGATG GAAAACTTGTGTTAGGGTTTCCTCTAGCATCTCCAGATCTAGTAAATTGCGGCGGTTCACCTGATACACCTAGCTATGGAGATTCGCCAGACATTGCTCAGAAACTCAGATTCTCCACTGAGCTTTCTCTAGAGAATGGAATCGACCGCCTTAAAACTCGGTTCTCAGCTATTAATCGAACATTTGGATTTGAGTTGTCTCCTGGATCTTCCTTTGAGTTATCTTCACCGCCTGGGAACTATAGGGAGAGCACAACACCTGTGATGAGTGTTAACTCGGGTTCTACAACAATGGATGCGACTGTGGATGATGTGACTTTCTTGAAGGATGAGTTTTTCAGTGGAGGTGAAACTTTCACCACTGATGCCGTTGTTGGCAGTGAAGATGAGATTCTCTTGTATCAAACAGCTCGGCTTGGTAATTTCGCTTACAAGTTTCAGTCGTTGGATCCTGGGGATTACTTCATCGACCTGCATTTTGCTGAAATCGAGTTCACTAAAGGTCCTGCGGGAGTTAGAGTTTTCGATATATTTATTCAAGAAGCGAAG GTTATATCCGGTCTTGATTTGTTTTCCCATGTAGGAGCAAATACACCTCTTGTGATAGCTGATATAAGGATGCTCGTTGGTCTGGAAGGAGAGCTATCTATACGGTTAGAAGGAGTCACAGGAACCGCAATTCTATCTGGCATTTCTATTAGGAAGGAGGCAACAGCTACTT ATGTTGAAGACACTGGAATGCTAGTAGTGAAAGGAAAAACTGACACTGTTCTGTCTCTGCCTCTTCAA GAAAATGTAGACTGCAGGACGGAAGAAGAGACCCACGAGATGAGTTATGACTGCGAGCATCAGAAGAAAGAGATGGCAGATATGAAGAGAATGGTTGACCAACTTAAACAAGAGAATGAAAGAAAGAGTAGAGAATGCGAAGAAGCATTGAATTCTCTCCGTGAGCTTCAAAATGAGCTAATGCGCAAGTCGATGCATGTTGGTTCTTTAG CCTTTGCTGTGGAAGGACAAGTCAAAGAAAAGAGCAGATGGTTCTCTTCATTAAGGGATTTGACAAGAAAATTGAAG ATTATGAAAATGGAGCAAATTAAGCTGTTGGAGGAGGCATCCACATACAAATTGCTAGTCCAAGATATCAACGAGTTCAGTTCTCACATCCAGTCCAGAG TAATGCAGGACGCAGAATTGCATGAAAATCTCAAAGCAAAATTTGTAGCTGGAGAAAAAGAGAGGAAGGAATTATACAATAAGATACTGGAGCTAAAAG gAAACATCAGAGTCTTTTGCAGGTGTCGGCCCCTAAACTTTGAAGAAATTGAAGCAGGAGCATCAATGGGAATTGATGTTGAGTCAACCAAAAATGGAGAGGTCATAGTCATGTCAAATGGGTTGCCCAAAAAAAGCTTCAAGTTCGATTCTGTTTTTGCTCCTAGCGCTTCCCAAG CTGATGTCTTCGAAGATACTGCTCCTTTTGCTACGTCAGTCATTGATGGATACAATGTTTGCATATTCGCCTATGGCCAGACTGGTACCGGGAAAACCTTTACCATGGAAGGAACTCCAGAAAACCGTGGTGTAAATTATAGAACACTAAAAAATCTGTTTGAGATAACGAAAGAACGAGAAAACCGCTACAGTTATGAGATCTCGGTCAGTGTCTTGGAAGTTTACAACGAGCAAATAAGAGATTTGTTGGTCCCTGCTTCACAAAATGCATCTACAGCGAAAAG ATTTGAGATAAGGCAAGTAAATGAAGGGAACCACCACGTACCAGGATTGGTTGAAGCACGAGTGACAAGCATAGAGGAGGTTTGGGATGTGTTGAAAACAGGAAGTAATGCAAGGGCTGTAGGGAAAACGACGGCTAATGAGCACAGCAGCCGATCTCACTG CATACACTGCGTCATGGTAAAAGGGGAGAATTTGTTGACTGGAGAATGCACAAAAAGCAAACTATGGTTAGTTGATTTAGCAGGAAGCGAACGGGTTGCAAAGACAGAAGTGCAAGGAGAACGGCTCaaggagactcaaagcatcAACAAATCATTATCTGCTCTTGGTGATGTCATATATGCTCTTGCCAATAAAAGCTCTCACATTCCTTTCAG AAATTCAAAGCTCACCCACTTACTTCAGGATTCTCTAG GAGGAGATTCGAAGACCCTCATGTTTGTACAAATCAGTCCTAACGAGAAAGACAACAGCGAAACGCTATGCTCACTGAATTTTGCTAGTAGAGTTAGAGGGATAGAGCTGGGGCCTGCAAAGAAGCAGCTAGACAATACTGAACTCTTGAAATACAAGCAAATG GTTGAGAAATGGAAGCAAGATATGAAAGTAAAAGACGAACAGATGAGGAAAATGGAGGAAACGATGTTCGGTTTAGAAGCGAAGGTCAAGGAACGAGACATTAAGAACAAAACTCTTCAAGAAAAG GTTAAAGAACTTGAATTGCAACTGCTAGTAGAGAGGAAGCTGGCTCGTCAACATGTAGACACCAAGATTGCTGAGTATCAGACGAAACAACAGAACGGAGATGAAAACATCCCATCAAAGAGGCCACCACTTGCAACCATACCGTTGGGAAGCAACAAGAGCTCAAATGAAACCTCAACTTCGAAAGAAATGGTGAATCTAAACCGACCGCCACTCTCAGAGAGCACCACCACCAGCAATGATCTACCGCCTTTACCTAACGGTTGCGTCAAGTACAACGACCTCATGGAGAAGGAGAACAACAATCCAGAAATGGCTGAGCGGTTGCAAATATCCAAGAGTACAGGGAGATTCTCCGTTTGTCCAAAGCGTATTCTACCACCTCCAGCTCCAAGAAGGAGCACTCTTGCCCCTATGCCATACTTTCCAATCACATCAACTTCGCCATCAAGGCCTCATGAAAAGAGCGGCACTAGCCAGGTGCTACGCATCAGCCCCAAGTTGCGTAAAAGCAACGGGAAGATGCTGAGCAGCATACTGAGACGGAGCATGCAAAAGAGAATGCATATGAAACCTTACCAGAGACAGCAGCCGTTGAGAAGAGTTGGCATTAATGTAGGAATGGAGAAAGTTAGGTTGTCTATAGGAAGCAGAGGAAGGTTAGCTCACAGAGTTTTGCTAACCAATGCTCGCAAGGCAGGTCTAAAGGAAACACCACTGAAACAGATAcagaaggagaaagagagatggATCTGA